Proteins from one Megalopta genalis isolate 19385.01 chromosome 1, iyMegGena1_principal, whole genome shotgun sequence genomic window:
- the CDC50 gene encoding cell cycle control protein 50A isoform X2: MTSITEVNSIPKTKKPSDSAFKQQRLPAWQPILTAGTVLPTFFVIGIAFIPVGIGLLYFSDQVKEYIIDYTNCNSTNYSPYTCAEYIAQKPNPTPPCTCEIKFTLPSHFNGMIYMYYGLTNFYQNHRRYVKSRDDNQLLGKLSNVVSNDCEPFAYDNTNKAIVPCGAIANSLFSDELSLYSVRHGSNVPLLKTGIAWPSDKAIKFRNPEGDLKEAFKEYSKPKNWTKNIYELDPDDNSNNGFQNEDLIVWMRTAALPTFRKLYRRVDHAVDGFKNGLLGGDYKLTINYSYPVSAFDGKKRMILSTTSLLGGKNPFLGIAYIVVGCICLLLGLILLIIHIKCSKSKLM; this comes from the exons ATGACTTCCATCACCGAAGTAAATTCGATACCTAAAACGAAGAAACCATCGG ACAGTGCATTCAAACAACAACGTCTACCTGCTTGGCAGCCAATACTTACAGCAGGAACTGTGCTGCCAACATTTTTTGTGATAGGAATTGCTTTTATACCAGTGGGTATTGGATTGCTTTATTTTTCTGATCAAGTCAAGGAATACATTATAGACTACACAAACTGTAATTCTACGAACTATTCTCCTTATACATGTGCGGAATATATTGCACAGAAGCCTAACCCTACACCACCGTGTACTTGTGAAATAAAGTTCACATTACCATCCCATTTCAATGGAATGATTTATATGTATTATGGTTTGactaatttttatcaaaatcaTAGAAGATACGTTAAGTCGCGCGACGATAATCAACTATTAGGAAAATTAAGCAACGTGGTCTCTAATGACTGTGAGCCATTTGCCTATGATAATACTAATAAAGCGATTGTACCATGTGGAGCAATTGCCAATTCTTTATTCAGCGATGAATTATCATTATATTCTGTAAGACATGGAAGTAATGTGCCATTATTGAAAACTGGTATAGCTTGGCCATCGGATAAAGCAATCAAATTTAGAAACCCCGAAGGTGACTTGAAAGAAGCATTCAAGGAATACAGTAAACCAAAGAATTGGACTAAAAATATTTACGAGTTAGATCCagatgataatagtaataatggtTTTCAAAATGAAGATTTAATTGTTTGGATGAGAACTGCTGCTTTGCCCACTTTTAGAAAACTTTATCGTAGGGTGGACCATGCGGTAGATGGATTCAAAAATGGGTTATTAGGAGGGGATTATAAACttactattaattatt CATATCCGGTATCAGCTTTTGATGGCAAGAAAAGAATGATTTTAAGTACCACATCCCTTCTTGGtggaaaaaatccatttcttgGTATTGCTTACATAGTTGTAGGATGTATTTGTTTATTACTAGGTCTCATACTATTAATAATACACATCAAATGCTCTAAAAG CAAACTAATGTAA
- the Rad23 gene encoding UV excision repair protein Rad23: MIITLKNLQQQTFTVEIDPTQTVKDLKQKIETQKGFPAEHQKLIYAGKILTDDHPLTEYNIDEKKFIVVMVTKLKTGSNPSAAEEEHTEGDNKEESSTTSSAAPPSTNPTTQTAPQPASNVQEETETSTTTEPVGGQAESALLMGEDYNTMVNNIMDMGYERDQVEQALRASFNNPDRAVEYLLTGIPAQLFEDPPEDPPELQEALQDHAHHPLAFLRMQPQFQQMRQVIQQNPQLLNAVLQQIGQTNPALLQLISQNQEAFVRMLNEPVETTGGTGARTTPVSASSITSAITPAGLTGGPGAGLGAGVGAGVGTGTGVGAGAGAGTGAGAGAGAGAGAGVGVGYGIIQVTPQDKEAIERLKALGFPEHLVIQAYFACEKNENLAANFLLSQSVDD; encoded by the exons ATGATTATAACTCTGAAAAATTTGCAGCAACAGACGTTTACAGTGGAAATTGATCCAACGCAAACG GTAAAGGATCTAAAACAAAAGATCGAAACCCAGAAAGGTTTTCCAGCTGAACatcaaaaattaatatatgcTG GAAAAATATTAACGGATGACCATCCACTAacagaatataatatagatGAGAAAAAATTCATAGTTGTTATGGTAACGAAGCTTAAAACTGGCAGTAATCCTTCGGCTGCTGAAGAGGAACACACGGAAGGCGACAATAAAGAAGAAAGTAGTACAACCAG CTCAGCGGCACCACCTAGTACAAATCCAACTACTCAGACTGCACCACAGCCTGCTAGTAATGTACAGGAAGAAACTGAAACAAGTACTACCACCGAGCCTGTTGGAGGTCAAGCCGAAAGTGCCTTGTTAATGGGTGAAGATTATAACACTATGGTAAACAACATCATGGACATGGG ATACGAGCGTGATCAAGTGGAACAAGCATTAAGAGCCAGCTTCAATAACCCGGATAGAGCTGTCGAATACCTTTTAACGGGTATACCGGCTCAGCTCTTTGAAGATCCGCCAGAAGATCCACCAGAATTACAAGAAGCGCTTCAAGATCATGCCCATCATCCGCTAGCATTTTTGAGAATGCAGCCTCAGTTTCAACAGATGCGTCAAGTAATTCAACAGAACCCTCAACTCCTGAATGCTGTGCTCCAACAAATTGGTCAAACTAATCCAGCACTGTTACAACTTATTTCTCAAAATCAAGAAGCATTCGTGCGCATGCTTAACGAACCTG TAGAAACAACAGGTGGCACAGGCGCAAGAACCACACCGGTATCCGCATCATCTATTACATCAGCAATTACTCCTGCTGGTTTAACTGGAGGGCCGGGCGCAGGATTAGGAGCAGGAGTAGGAGCTGGCGTTGGAACTGGGACTGGGGTTGGCGCTGGGGCCGGAGCTGGAACAGGAGCAGGTGCCGGTGCCGGTGCTGGTGCCGGCGCCGGCGTCGGCGTAGGGTACGGCATAATTCAGGTAACCCCACAAGATAAGGAAGCTATCGAGAGGTTGAAAGCATTAGGCTTTCCTGAACATTTAGTTATACAAGCTTACTTTGCGTGTgagaaaaatgaaaatcttgCTGCTAACTTTTTGCTATCACAAAGTGTTGATGACTGA
- the Vap33 gene encoding VAMP-associated protein 33kDa — MVKPEQVLIIEPESELRFKGPFSQEAVTSHIILTNPTNRKVYFKIKTTAPKRYCVRPNSGMILPKKKSQIYVTLQPFDFDPTEKNKHKFMVQSLIAPVGDDDDTLYDMVWKDPNADQLMESKLKCVFENPVISTTRAKTTATVTTTKTEATLPNVGSKSSSKIVGEAEEKLLKAAQEVNQLRVEESTLRQENIQLKEDLLLLKNAAMGNDATTLVASRGLISRNHSQFPPNAILIAIVMGIIGYIFGKMF, encoded by the exons ATGGTGAAGCCAGAGCAAGTTTTAATTATCGAGCCGGAAAGCGAACTACGGTTCAAGG GCCCATTCTCACAGGAAGCGGTCACATCGCATATAATATTAACGAATCCAACAAATCGTAaagtttattttaaaataaagacAACTGCTCCAAAGAGATATTGTGTACGTCCTAATAGTGGAATGATTTTGCCAAAGAAAAAGTCTCAAATATATG TGACTCTACAGCCATTCGATTTTGATCCAACGGAAAAGAATAAACATAAATTTATGGTACAATCGTTAATAGCTCCAGTCGGTGACGACGATGACACCTTGTACGATATGGTG TGGAAAGACCCGAACGCGGATCAGCTAATGGAATCTAAATTAAAATGTGTATTTGAAAATCCTGTGATTTCCACTACAAGAGCTAAAACTACTGCAACTGTCACAACGACTAAAACGGAAGCAACTTTACCAAATGTAGGAAGCAAGTCATCATCTAAG ATTGTTGGAGAAGCAGAGGAAAAGTTATTGAAAGCAGCACAAGAAGTTAATCAGCTTAGGGTAGAAGAAAGTACTCTTAGGCAGGAAAACATTCAGTTGAAG GAGGATTTATTACTACTAAAGAATGCAGCAATGGGAAACGACGCTACTACCTTAGTCGCGTCTAGAGGTTTGATCTCACGAAATCATAGCCAATTTCCTCCAAATGCCATCCTTATTGCCATTGTCATGGGCATAATAGGATATATATTTGGAAAAATGTTCTGA
- the CDC50 gene encoding cell cycle control protein 50A isoform X1 has protein sequence MTSITEVNSIPKTKKPSDSAFKQQRLPAWQPILTAGTVLPTFFVIGIAFIPVGIGLLYFSDQVKEYIIDYTNCNSTNYSPYTCAEYIAQKPNPTPPCTCEIKFTLPSHFNGMIYMYYGLTNFYQNHRRYVKSRDDNQLLGKLSNVVSNDCEPFAYDNTNKAIVPCGAIANSLFSDELSLYSVRHGSNVPLLKTGIAWPSDKAIKFRNPEGDLKEAFKEYSKPKNWTKNIYELDPDDNSNNGFQNEDLIVWMRTAALPTFRKLYRRVDHAVDGFKNGLLGGDYKLTINYSYPVSAFDGKKRMILSTTSLLGGKNPFLGIAYIVVGCICLLLGLILLIIHIKCSKSVTEMINVTPNTPYHE, from the exons ATGACTTCCATCACCGAAGTAAATTCGATACCTAAAACGAAGAAACCATCGG ACAGTGCATTCAAACAACAACGTCTACCTGCTTGGCAGCCAATACTTACAGCAGGAACTGTGCTGCCAACATTTTTTGTGATAGGAATTGCTTTTATACCAGTGGGTATTGGATTGCTTTATTTTTCTGATCAAGTCAAGGAATACATTATAGACTACACAAACTGTAATTCTACGAACTATTCTCCTTATACATGTGCGGAATATATTGCACAGAAGCCTAACCCTACACCACCGTGTACTTGTGAAATAAAGTTCACATTACCATCCCATTTCAATGGAATGATTTATATGTATTATGGTTTGactaatttttatcaaaatcaTAGAAGATACGTTAAGTCGCGCGACGATAATCAACTATTAGGAAAATTAAGCAACGTGGTCTCTAATGACTGTGAGCCATTTGCCTATGATAATACTAATAAAGCGATTGTACCATGTGGAGCAATTGCCAATTCTTTATTCAGCGATGAATTATCATTATATTCTGTAAGACATGGAAGTAATGTGCCATTATTGAAAACTGGTATAGCTTGGCCATCGGATAAAGCAATCAAATTTAGAAACCCCGAAGGTGACTTGAAAGAAGCATTCAAGGAATACAGTAAACCAAAGAATTGGACTAAAAATATTTACGAGTTAGATCCagatgataatagtaataatggtTTTCAAAATGAAGATTTAATTGTTTGGATGAGAACTGCTGCTTTGCCCACTTTTAGAAAACTTTATCGTAGGGTGGACCATGCGGTAGATGGATTCAAAAATGGGTTATTAGGAGGGGATTATAAACttactattaattatt CATATCCGGTATCAGCTTTTGATGGCAAGAAAAGAATGATTTTAAGTACCACATCCCTTCTTGGtggaaaaaatccatttcttgGTATTGCTTACATAGTTGTAGGATGTATTTGTTTATTACTAGGTCTCATACTATTAATAATACACATCAAATGCTCTAAAAG TGTAACAGAGATGATTAACGTGACCCCAAATACGCCATATCACGAATAA